In Chelmon rostratus isolate fCheRos1 chromosome 4, fCheRos1.pri, whole genome shotgun sequence, a genomic segment contains:
- the cep350 gene encoding centrosome-associated protein 350 isoform X1, translating to MGEMRSSRRTEVSVKSTAPQLTDHNTGTELTNAWKSFAQSKAALRHIENRLEAAPGTGVLLESVMDPPKKKSSRTVRCRDGQQADGSGGSSKRRGHSQQSPEKSSSRSPLRNTTQDSNVRRNNSVEFREPLASYREATPPPHPSSQLEAYSLQSVPGSSYTSSPPPSDPLLSQLVYQRDTRDTQMDRDLDSTHSSALESTEVRYLNDQPALVTLRTTGNQSHFTGVRVPAREGADEESTPKAQLGMDSKESSPCLALAPGSIHRGESTPSTSPGSASQRLENLRRHQPDDKLEKLKERIRRQRQHLEEAAEREKLLGYLEQPIMAAVGRNNAHTGNMPTAKIRKVAAAPPAPIYKGFNTAETKIRTPDGKVWKEEEFHNLSREIYRDLSQQFAETTRYTHQQQREQRADRSREKRPPKPVRKVHRAAPSSDLNAKPVISPASWREGQKLVKMLLGPVPNLPREERPQLADGQSRAASHHRSTSDPRPESKPRSRPNSTERPRSGFRGQSKSHSTTSTPSSADRDKVPVGISSDRLSADIQGILDDLQLECKAAEKEERARQRSRGGSSGRRGRGGSGSRTRTPVSVWGTATGSSSRGCRSASPTTHRPETASTADTRHKKRHYDADTVRQYISRQQEERKRRQAEEKRALREEAERRNQRLQELYRKQREVAKTVALPSEVPVAPVQKRLQETYTKLLLEEAQLGKEAAQTQPAAPSSQMRPMYQPSGESDKENKRLEAPQSPSSSDRSLNDQAPPPLSRNDLDVGVAPSLQPDCLSPAVRPMTGPSSSAPFGEHLLSQLLSLETAVAASDIQHTLRPATAPSNRSQSKMSRIEALKATAASLSNRIESEARKLAGEGINHGTATSLDMDTVLAPRPSQANLDDGYWAEMAATENNDVPLRIQRILTSAGHSSYNGTTLPGAGNLHTPRGQKKGTHTNLTNPQTTSADVTGPILNSYTHERRKLVNGLEKVARTDKVAQRREYGLIEDKNWTDLHDSSAGSISEGPLLSEGSFSEDETSPPHPSSNHVPRPADRLEAVDYCAGQRRNYQRLSEFQREAARCSALSSPFAQHDSSKAAWEELNKGSPLSVINIFTKNLHGHVRASERNSPSAHSLHSGNGLVDGAVYEDDFVSSHSSGASGQLKRGSNSHSVNSHFEELMRRSPYEKSTGGINSHHSSFHSSIHSPHLSSGSPSGSSPFSKHPRKRGTASDQSDATLVEEQRSSCSPPSEALSSDSRKRGSDKSSAHSQAKSVHSNDTLGETSHQSLGLDNKKSSAARPKQASPFGSPDPGSPSGVDSPSEPVRGGSLGANNQITGTTARSGRAETKTTGELQYSPAVLQQRMAAELQYLESIEESVRQLGDMERLMGVSMAQQESASLAQMLKSKQQRHERDLYELKIKAEREALETQLQLEENRQRMARAHIELQESLAGTQKETLEGLQEATMKMMSQQAEAARYTADTARHIKEMTELARSQVAGALVAPSVAADSSMYDEREEQQSSSSKQRQDKIDSDSFQSEVSSRRIRSEEPLSSLNSLSRSDSLSFRRPNLSGADSSSPSHISSDHRDQMEKDAVEGKLRMGGAEEKMEREAGSSSIEEQVFTAANDSLCSDSIPSIVDEKDSTSVATEYSLKFDESMTEDEIEERSFRSLLPSEAHRRGTKEKKSRHQEESEDDGASRNTTLVSGAHNILKAQDANMAFSGGQDSFSQFTMDMVRQYMKDEEVRLQHQSSLLRLRQKALKEKTRTELAWLEHQKKRLRDKGEDDKMPPLRKKQRGLLMKLQQEQAEIKRLQEANKAARKERQLLMKQQEEIERMRNSTLRLKERLKCAGGEAPPETPVSETPVSEAASPNMRHAEDVRCPSPSLSISGSETSSIMQKLKKMRSHMDEKHCSPVHYFFSVFTAHHWASLSVCLPNLHPKFQLFIYNQLVRFLTKREQQLMQRRHHAEELLQWKQRLDQEEAEVRRMEKEALAVWDRQTPQDKDMAKSQKKEISDISPSPSHHRSSEPRTDSEKEYVSEADSSSATHESSIHTEGLGSQQPGSPSSVQPASILETPLMSIQSSPANYTQDFTSASHSPSRQSLQSPFKGSHSPAASPSDGSSKTKMQLRSSSRTTNQACTQPTDSPMATQTEPISDQSDIESRIKALKEELRKRKFMAYQLKKEQKKRHKERLKAQEASLLKQLESYDNFIKKTKAELNKEPDSTTDAKSQIKGSISIAEQSSLVQPPVHRSETGKISDCERTQIDASLDHSAPPQPDHSRSTSVPEELSDEDPPTVTPTPVYGSPECPTSGLRSRLSTDGLLKPSSKEAQAQMTESGDENIESYQRSDIQEELEVEASLKSEDQHSEHLLKLEEGDRLDSQEKLSTLKHISYSMSEEHQYSLSVSLEQDKQIKTREAEEGVKSNIIASSNSAAVDLKTSPHPSYSSSSSDHSLSPDSVAFSSNKEAPIKDVEASSPTADGPHDDFESSVYSSPREEHHSSKPASHISLSPTEIKDQRKDSPSRATPYDNHDEEVEEEIAEELGSHSGSSGASNQSGQLLDLHDKTEDFKHDSKDIVNSSHSPPISPLQTALSPVRDEMSSFNIGDRVLVGGVQPGTLRFKGLTSFANGFWAGVELDKSEGSNNGTYDGVVYFECDESHGIFAPPDKITHLPDKFEIDADTTEDEDSFFDDLSDKGGDKRKTDEDKSQKEGNLKSKKEQTSHKVYGSRDNKATDESEHKYGSHLNSQLYKESKHPISNGNTRDITLEFEDAPTTLLISDIDKIGLGKQSLKEITTLDEKEDVDSHHKPDDLSTDIRDDRGEQKDLLDTFADKLLNNFVKDTVKQLADIKKAKEKKIEAANQMNGHLSGENVEEEEWFSSVEQKDGLPFFLPAEKEELSSPELCNRPESPVLGASGQEELAKRLAELELSRELLDELGDDQDWFDEDFGLSSRREQQRLKQKQREEEEEARLGGGGGLARSGSSAGAALGGLVSSPGGEQQVKTPPRPELPLPLPPKLPEQPAMVVPHSAAEVEKMVHAATQEIWDSCGLGKEGTLTLAQLPNPKPSEEYLGKEASSQDQEALCIRSYRKGVYDLTWEILQEIYAEEPNTDQPQWVKPRRVKSSFFHRVKTAGDITKIQEFIASEVLKLYGLIKDQSQKTDWQKMLKFGRKKRDRVDHILVQELHEEEAQWVNYDEDELFVKMQLADSIFDALLKDTANVLTLVYDRRAKRDTLS from the exons ATgggagagatgaggagcagcagaaggACTGAGGTGTCTGTCAAAAGCACTGCTCCACAACTCACAGATCACAATACTGGGACAG AGCTGACAAATGCATGGAAAAGTTTTGCTCAGTCCAAAGCTGCT TTGCGGCATATAGAAAATCGTCTAGAGGCAGCTCCAGGGACAGGGGTTCTCCTGGAATCTGTCATGGACCCGCCCAAGAAGAAATCCTCCAGGACGGTCCGTTGCAGAG ATGGACAACAAGCTGATGGCAGTGGAGGCTCTTCAAAGCGCAGGGGGCATAGTCAGCAGAGTCCAGAAAAGAGCAGCTCACGCAGCCCTCTGAGAAATACCACCCAGGACAGCAATGTCCGCAGGAACAATAGTGTGGAGTTCAGGGAACCACTGGCCTCCTACAG AGAGGCCACCCCTCCACCACATCCCTCCTCTCAGCTGGAGGCCTACAGTCTGCAGTCGGTGCCAGGGTCTTCGTACACATCCTCTCCGCCTCCCTCAGATCCTCTACTCAGCCAGCTGGTCTACCAGAGAGACACCAGGGACACACAGATGGACAGGGACCTGGACAGTACACACTCCTCGGCTTTGGAGAGCACTGAAGTCCGCTACCTCAATGACCAGCCAGCCCTGGTCACCCTGAGGACTACTGGAAACCAGTCACATTTCACAGGTGTAAGAGTCCCTGCAAGGGAGGGGGCTGATGAGGAAAGCACTCCCAAAGCACAACTTGGCATGGATAGCAAAGAGTCAAGCCCATGTCTAGCTCTAGCCCCAGGTTCCATACACCGAGGGGAGAGCACACCCTCCACCAGCCCTGGCTCAGCTTCCCAGCGTTTGGAAAACCTAAGGCGACATCAGCCTGATGATAAGTTGGAGAAGCTCAAAGAACGTATTCGCAGGCAGAGGCAACAtctggaggaggctgcagagagagagaagctgctggGTTATCTGGAACAGCCTATTATGGCAGCTGTGGGGAGAAACAATGCTCATACTGGTAACATGCCCACAGCCAAAATAAGGAAAGTTGCAGCTGCACCGCCTGCACCTATATACAAAG GTTTTAACACTGCTGAGACAAAGATCCGGACTCCTGATGGGAAAGtttggaaggaggaggagtttcaTAACCTCAGCAGAGAAATATACAGAGACCTGTCACAACAGTTTGCTG AGACCACCAGATATACgcatcagcagcagagggaacagagagcagacaggtCCAGAGAGAAGAGGCCTCCCAAGCCAGTCAGAAAGGTCCACAGAGCTGCCCCTTCGTCTGACCTAAATGCAAAACCAG TGATAAGTCCTGCATCTTGGCGAGAGGGCCAAAAACTGGTAAAGATGTTACTGGGTCCAGTTCCCAATCTGCCAAGGGAGGAAAGGCCCCAGCTAGCTgatggacagagcagagcag CTTCCCATCACCGTTCCACTTCAGACCCACGCCCGGAATCAAAACCACGGTCTCGCCCTAACAGCACAGAAAGGCCTCGTAGTGGGTTTCGGGGGCAGTCCAAAAGCCACTCCACCACATCTACCCCTTCATCTGCAGATCGGGACAAGGTCCCAGTGGGTATAAGCTCGGACCGGTTGTCAGCAGACATCCAGGGGATACTCGATGACCTTCAGCTGGAGTGCAAAGCAgctgagaaggaggagagggccCGTCAAAGGTCGCGGGGTGGGAGCAGTGGTAGGAGGGGTAGAGGGGGATCAGGGTCACGAACAAGGACTCCTGTCTCTGTTTGGGGAACTGCAACAGGTAGCTCTTCGAGAGGCTGTCGCAGCGCCAGCCCCACTACACACAGACCAGAGACTGCTAGTACAGCTGACACAAGGCACAAAAAGAGACACTATGATGCTGATACAGTTCGCCAGTACATTTCCAGGcaacaagaggagagaaagaggcgtcaagcagaagagaagagggcactgagggaggaggctgagaggagaaacCAGAGATTGCAGGAGCTGTACAGGAAGCAAAGAGAAGTGGCTAAAACAGTGGCCCTTCCCAGTGAGGTACCTGTGGCCCCTGTACAAAAGCGACTACAGGAGACCTACACCAAACTTCTGCTGGAGGAGGCCCAGCTGGGCAAGGAGGCcgcacaaacacaacctgctgCTCCATCTAGTCAAATG AGACCAATGTACCAACCCTCAGGGGAGTCggacaaagagaacaaaagacTAGAGGCACCCCAGAGCCCTTCGAGCAGTGATAGGTCTTTGAATGATCAGGCACCTCCTCCATTATCcag GAATGATCTCGATGTTGGAGTTGCCCCTTCGCTTCAGCCTGACTGTCTGAGCCCAGCTGTTCGACCTATGACTGGTCCCAGCAGCAGTGCCCCTTTTGGTGAGCATCTCCTCTCTCAGCTTCTCAGCCTGGAGACTGCAGTGGCAGCTAGCGATATCCAGCACACCCTGCGGCCAGCCACAGCACCTTCCAACAGATCGCAGTCCAAGATGTCCCGCATTGAGGCCCTCAAGGCCACAGCCGCATCCCTCTCCAACCGCATAGAGAGTGAGGCACGGAAGCTTGCTGGAGAGGGGATCAACCATGGTACAGCAACCTCCTTGGACATGGATACTGTTTTGGCTCCTAGACCCTCTCAAGCTAATCTTGATGATGGATACTGGGCAGAAATGGCTGCCACAGAAAATAATGATGTGCCGTTGAGGATCCAGAGGATTTTGACTAGCGCAGGTCATAGTTCATACAATGGCACAACTCTTCCAGGAGCAGGCAATCTACACACCCCCAGGGGACAGAAAAAGGGTACGCACACCAATTTGACCAATCCACAAACAACCTCTGCTGATGTAACTGGGCCCATTCTCAACAGTTACACACATGAAAGGAGGAAGCTTGTCAATGGCTTGGAAAAGGTAGCAAGAACGGATAAAGTGGCACAAAGGAGAGAATATGGTTTGATAGAGGATAAGAATTGGACAGATCTACATGACTCAAGCGCTGGTTCCATCAGTGAGGGTCCTCTTCTTAGTGAGGGGAGTTTTTCTGAGGATGAGACGAGCCCTCCTCACCCCTCCAGCAATCATGTACCGAGACCAGCAGACCGCCTGGAGGCAGTGGACTACTGTGCAGGTCAAAGAAGGAATTACCAGCGGTTGTCAGAGTTCCAGAGGGAGGCAGCGAGGTGCTCGGCCCTCAGCTCACCCTTTGCACAGCatgacagcagcaaagcagcctGGGAGGAGCTGAACAAAGGAAGCCCTCTAAGCGTTATCAACATTTTCACGAAGAACCTTCATGGCCATGTTCGAG CGAGTGAGAGGAACTCTCCCTCTGCCCATTCTTTGCACTCTGGAAATGGTCTCGTAGACGGAGCAGTTTATGAAGATGACTTTGTGTCATCCCATAGCAGCGGAGCCAGTGGCCAGTTAAAGAGAGGCTCCAATTCACACAG TGTGAACAGTCATTTTGAGGAGCTGATGAGGAGGTCTCCTTATGAGAAAAGTACAGGAGGCATCAATTCACACCACTCATCCTTTCACTCATCTATTCACTCACCGCATCTTTCCTCTGGTTCGCCGTCTGGCTCCTCACCTTTCTCCAAGCACCCTAGAAAAAGAG GCACAGCATCAGACCAGAGTGATGCCACTCTGGTGGAAGAGCAGAGGAGCTCCTGCTCACCTCCCTCAGAGGCATTATCCTCTGACTCCAGGAAGAGAGGCTCAGACAAAAGCTCTGCTCACAGCCAGGCCAAGAGTGTCCACTCTAATGACACTTTAGGGGAAACATCTCACCAAAG TTTGGGACTTGACAATAAGAAGTCTTCAGCAGCCAGGCCCAAACAGGCTTCCCCTTTTGGCTCTCCAGACCCTGGTTCTCCTTCAGGAGTAGATTCTCCCAGTGAACCTGTGAGAGGTGGCTCTCTGGGGGCAAATAACCAAATCACAGGCACCACAGCTCGCAGTGGTAGAGCAGAGACCAAGACCACAG GTGAACTACAGTATTCACCTGCTGTCTTGCAGCAGCGTATGGCAGCGGAGCTCCAGTACCTGGAGTCCATTGAGGAGTCAGTCCGACAGCTGGGGGACATGGAGAGGCTGATGGGTGTGTCCATGGCTCAGCAGGAGAGCGCTTCATTAGCCCAGATGCTCAAG TCCAAGCAGCAGCGCCATGAGCGTGACCTCTATGAGCTGAAGATCAAGGCTGAAAGGGAAGCCCTGGAGACACAGCTacagctggaggagaacagGCAGAGAATGGCCAGG GCTCATATAGAACTACAGGAAAGCTTGGCAGGAACTCAAAAAGAGACTTTGGAGGGCCTCCAGGAGGCAACTATGAAGATGATGAGTCAACAGGCTGAGGCAGCACGGTACACAGCTGACACTGCCCGACACATCAAGGAG ATGACAGAACTGGCGCGGTCGCAGGTAGCAGGAGCTTTGGTTGCCCCCTCTGTTGCTGCTGACTCTTCCATGTAtgatgagagagaggaacagcagaGCTCCTCTTCAAAGCAGCGACAGGACAAAATTGATTCTGACAG CTTCCAGAGTGAGGTGTCAAGCAGAAGGATCAGGTCAGAAGAACCCCTGTCTTCACTGAACAGCCTTAGTCGCTCTGACTCTCTATCTTTCAGAAGACCCAACCTCAG TGGAGCAGACTCTAGCAGCCCATCGCATATCTCCTCGGACCACAGAGATCAGATGGAAAAAGACGCAGTAGAGGGCAAATTGAGGAtgggaggagctgaggagaagatggagagggaAGCAGGCAGCAGCTCCATAGAGGAGCAAgtttttacagcagcaaatGACTCCCTCTGCAGTGACAGCATCCCCTCTATAGTGGATGAGAAAG ACAGTACATCAGTGGCAACAGAGTACTCTCTCAAGTTCGACGAGTCCATGACTGAGGATGAAATAGAAGAGCGCTCCTTTCGCTCTCTACTGCCCTCTGAGGCACACCGCCGTGGAACTAAGGAGAAGAAGTCTCGCCACCAGGAGGAATCGGAGGATGACGGAGCCAGTCGCAACACAACATTGGTTTCAGGGGCACACAATATCTTAAAG GCTCAGGATGCAAACATGGCCTTTTCTGGTGGACAGGACAGCTTTTCCCAGTTCACCATGGACATGGTGCGTCAGTACATGAAAGACGAGGAGGTAAGACTTCAACACCAGAGCTCTCTGCTTCGTCTTCGCCAGAAGGCTCTCAAAGAGAAGACCAGAACTGAGCTGGCTTGGCTAGAACACCAGAAAAAGAGACTGAGGGACAAGGGAGAGGATGACAAGATGCCACCCCTCAGGAAGAAACAGAGGGGCCTTCTGATGAAATTACAGCAGGAGCAG GCTGAGATCAAGCGACTTCAGGAGGCCAACAAAGCAGCCAGGAAGGAAAGGCAGCTGTTGATGAAGCAACAGGAGGAGATTGAGCGGATGAGAAACTCTACCCTCAGACTCAAGGAGCGTCTCAAGTGTGCTGGAGGTGAAGCACCACCT GAGACTCCTGTGTCAGAAACCCCTGTGTCTGAGGCAGCCTCCCCCAACATGAGACACGCTGAAGATGTCCGCTGCccttctccctcactctccATCTCTGGAAGTGAGACTAGCAGCATCATGCAGAAGCTCAAGAAGATGCGCTCTCACATGGATGAGAA ACACTGTTCTCCTGTCCACTacttcttctctgtgttcacGGCCCACCACTGGGCCTCCCTCAGTGTCTGTCTTCCCAACCTCCACCCTAAATTCCAGCTCTTTATCTACAACCAGTTGGTCAG GTTCCTGACAAAGCgggagcagcagctgatgcagaGGCGTCACCATGCCGAGGAGCTGCTGCAATGGAAACAGCGGCTGGaccaggaggaggcagaggtcCGCAGGATGGAAAAGGAGGCTCTGGCTGTATGGGACAGGCAAACACCTCAGGACAAGGACATGGCAAAGAGTCAGAAAAAAGAGATCTCCGACATCAGCCCCAGCCCCAGTCACCATCGAAGCTCAGAGCCCAGAACTGACAGTGAGAAAG agtATGTGAGTGAAGCTGACTCTTCCTCAGCGACACATGAGTCCAGTATACACACGGAGGGACTGGGATCCCAGCAACCAGGAAGCCCATCTTCAGTACAACCTGCATCAATCCTTGAAACACCTTTGATGTCCATCCAGAGCAGCCCTGCTAATTACACCCAAGACTTTACTTCTGCTTCCCATTCACCTAGCAGACAG TCTCTCCAGTCTCCATTCAAAGGCAGCCACAGCCCTGCTGCCTCTCCTTCAGATGGTAGCAGCAAAACCAAGATGCAGCTTCGCTCCTCCTCCCGGACCACCAACCAGGCCTGCACTCAGCCTACTGACTCCCCCATGGCTACGCAGACTG AACCCATTTCAGACCAGAGTGATATAGAGAGCCGTATCAAGGCCCTGAAGGAAGAACTCAGAAAACGAAAGTTTATGGCCTACcagctgaagaaggagcagaaaaagaggCACAAGGAGCGTCTGAAGGCACAGGAGGCTAGCCTactgaagcagctggag AGCTATGACAACTTCATTAAGAAAACTAAGGCAGAATTGAACAAGGAGCCAGACTCAACAACAGATGCAAAGTCCCAAATCAAAGGTTCCATCTCAATCGCAGAGCAGTCCAGTCTTGTCCAGCCACCTGTTCACAG GTCTGAAACCGGAAAAATCTCTGACTGTGAAAGGACGCAAATTGATGCTTCACTAGATCACA GTGCCCCTCCTCAGCCCGATCATAGTAGATCCACCTCAGTGCCTGAAGAATTGTCTGATGAAGACCCACCAACAGTCACTCCAACCCCAGTTTATGGCAGCCCAGAGTGTCCGACCTCAGGACTGAGGAGCCGTCTGTCCACAGATGGTCTTTTAAAACCTTCCTCTAAGGAAGCCCAGGCACAGATGACTGAGTCTGGGGATGAGAATATTGAGTCGTATCAAAGATCTGACATTCAGGAAGAACTGGAGGTGGAAGCAAGCTTGAAATCTGAGGATCAGCATTCTGAACATCTTCTCAAACtagaagagggagacagactggACTCCCAGGAAAAGCTGTCTACATTGAAACACATTTCCTATTCCATGAGTGAAGAACATCAATATTCTCTATCTGTTAGTCTAGAACaagataaacaaataaagactAGGGAAGCTGAGGAAGGTGTAAAGTCTAATATTATTGCCTCAAGTAATTCAGCTGCAGTTGACCTCAAAACCTCACCACATCCAAGTTACAGCTCCTCATCCAGTGACCATTCCCTCTCCCCTGACTCAGTTGCCTTCTCTTCAAATAAGGAGGCACCCATAAAGGATGTCGAGGCGTCTTCTCCCACAGCAGATGGCCCTCATGATGACTTTGAGTCATCAGTGTATTCTTCACCCAGGGAGGAACATCATAGTTCCAAGCCTGCCTCCCACATCTCATTGTCCCCTACAGAGATAAAGGACCAGAGAAAGGACTCCCCTAGCAGAGCCACACCATATGACAACCATGatgaggaggtagaggaggaaaTAGCTGAAGAATTGGGTTCCCATTCAGGGTCGAGTGGAGCAAGCAACCAATCTGGACAACTGCTAGATCTTCATGACAAAACAGAAGATTTCAAACATGACAGCAAGGACATTGTTAATTCAAGTCACTCACCACCCATCTCTCCTTTGCAGACCGCTCTCTCTCCAGTCAGAGATGAAATGTCAAGTTTTAACATTGGAGATCGGGTTCTTGTCGGTGGTGTTCAGCCCGGCACTCTGAGATTCAAAGGTCTAACCAGCTTTGCTAATGGCTTCTGGGCTGGTGTGGAGTTAGATAAGTCTGAGGGCAGCAACAACGGGACTTACGATGGGGTGGTATACTTTGAGTGTGATGAGAGCCACGGTATATTCGCTCCTCCAGACAAGATCACACACCTGCCAGACAAGTTTGAGATCGACGCAGACACCACAGAGGATGAGGACTCCTTCTTTGATGATCTGTCAGATAAAGGTGGGGATAAACGTAAAACAGATGAGGACAAATCTCAAAAAGAAGGAAATCTGAAGagtaaaaaagaacaaacatcTCATAAGGTCTATGGATCCAGAGATAACAAGGCTACAGATGAGTCTGAACACAAGTATGGATCCCACCTCAATTCACAGCTTTACAAAGAATCCAAGCACCCCATCTCTAATGGCAACACCAGGGACATAACTCTGGAATTTGAAGATGCACCAACCACTCTGCTCATCTCTGACATAGACAAGATTGGCCTGGGTAAGCAGAGTCTAAAGGAGATTACTACCCTTGATGAGAAAGAAGACGTAGACTCACATCACAAGCCTGACGATCTTTCCACAGACATCAGGGATGATAGGGGAGAACAGAAAGACTTACTGGACACATTTGCAGACAAGCTCCTCAACAACTTTGTAAAAGACACTGTGAAGCAGTTAGCTGATATTAAAAAAGCTAAAGAGAAGAAGATAGAAGCTGCTAACCAAATGAACGGACACCTGTCTGGTGAAAAtgttgaagaagaagaatggtTTTCTTCAGTGGAACAAAAAGATGGTCTACCCTTCTTCCTACCTGCAGAAAAAGAGGAGCTGTCATCTCCAGAGCTGTGTAACCGACCG GAGAGTCCAGTGTTGGGGGCCAGCGGTCAAGAGGAACTCGCCAAGCGACTAGCAGAGCTGGAACTGAGCCGGGAACTGCTAGATGAGCTAGGTGACGATCAGGACTGGTTTGATGAGGACTTTGGCCTCAGCTCCCGTAGAGAACAGCAGAgactcaaacagaaacagagagaggaagaggaagaggcaaggctgggaggaggaggaggactggcAAGGTCTGGCTCATCAGCAGGAGCAGCCCTGGGGGGGCTGGTCTCATCACCTGGTGGGGAACAGCAGGTAAAGACTCCACCTAGACCTGAGCTACCACTACCTCTGCCCCCCAAACTCCCTGAGCAGCCTGCCATGGTGGTGCCCCATTCAGCCGCAGAGGTAGAGAAGATGGTCCATGCTGCCACACAGGAGATCTGGGACAGCTGTGGTCTGGGGAAGGAGGGAACACTGACCCTTGCACAATTGCCAAACCCCAAACCTTCAGAAGAATATCTGGGTAAAGAGGCCAGCAGCCAGGACCAGGAGGCCCTCTGCATCCGCAGCTACAGAAAG GGTGTGTATGACCTGACATGGGAGATACTTCAGGAGATCTACGCTGAGGAGCCCAACACTGATCAGCCTCAGTGGGTCAAACCACGTCGAGTCAAGTCCTCCTTCTTCCATAGAGTAAAGACGGCAGGAGACATCACCAAAATCCAG GAATTCATCGCATCAGAAGTACTGAAGCTGTACGGTCTGATAAAAGATCAGAGCCAGAAGACTGACTGGCAGAAAATGCTCAAATTTGGCAGAAAGAAGCGGGACAGAGTCGATCACATACTG gttCAGGAACTCCATGAGGAGGAGGCCCAGTGGGTCAACTATGACGAGGACGAGCTGTTTGTCAAGATGCAGCTGGCAGACAGCATTTTTGATGCTTTGCTGAAGGACACTGCAAACGTGCTGACGCTAGTCTATGACAGGAGGGCCAAAAGAGACACCCTCTCCTGA